Proteins encoded in a region of the Candidatus Nitrospira nitrificans genome:
- a CDS encoding DUF1428 domain-containing protein: MGYVDGYVLPVPRKNLKAYRRLAQQAAKIWREHGALDYKECVGDDLTTKMGVPFTKHAKAKAGETVIFAYILFTSRAHRDRVNAKVMKDPRIHEMCDPQDMPFDYKRMAYGGFKILVEA, encoded by the coding sequence ATGGGATATGTCGATGGATACGTCCTGCCCGTTCCAAGGAAAAACCTGAAAGCGTATCGACGTCTCGCGCAGCAAGCGGCGAAGATCTGGCGCGAGCACGGCGCCCTCGACTACAAAGAGTGCGTCGGCGACGATCTCACAACGAAGATGGGCGTACCGTTTACAAAACACGCCAAGGCCAAAGCCGGCGAGACAGTGATCTTCGCGTACATCCTGTTCACGTCGCGTGCCCACCGCGACCGCGTCAACGCCAAAGTGATGAAAGACCCGCGTATCCATGAGATGTGCGATCCACAGGATATGCCCTTTGATTATAAACGTATGGCCTACGGTGGATTCAAAATCCTCGTCGAGGCCTAG
- a CDS encoding efflux transporter outer membrane subunit: MSESIIRAVGLFIGSCLLVACAVGPDYRRPPTEVEDRFRMAEGPADLPSVANLPWWELLHDAQLQQLIRSALADNNDLRRAVATVEEFRARALIARTDWLPQLSVAANAPAGRSAVFLFPGFASPFNYYLLGNLSWEVDLWGRVRRTNEAARAELLSKEENRRAVTIQLVSAVAEAYFTVLQFDLQLDIAERTLQSWEESVRIAQARLRQGMTSKLDADQFEAERANAAARAAELQRQMVQAENHLSLLLGRTPFAVARGRALDQQVIPPDVPAGLPSELLQRRPDLLVAERQLAAVTARIGVAKAERFPRITLTGLAGLAHPELSLIFTEASSFGVFGAGLAAPLFNAQILGFQQEAIEAQSQEALAQYQQTVLTAFREVEDSLIAVRTARRQSDAQQQQVTALQSALKLAELRYKGGLANYLDVLVARRSLFEAELAWTSTRRFLLASVVQLYKALGGGWSPDNSAQQLPTAQVVEAGKG, from the coding sequence ATGAGTGAGAGCATCATACGCGCGGTCGGTCTGTTCATAGGATCCTGCTTGCTCGTTGCCTGCGCCGTGGGGCCGGACTACCGGCGGCCCCCGACGGAGGTGGAGGACCGGTTTCGCATGGCGGAGGGGCCGGCGGATCTCCCCTCGGTGGCCAACTTGCCCTGGTGGGAGCTTCTGCACGATGCGCAGTTGCAGCAACTCATTCGGTCGGCGCTCGCGGACAACAACGATCTCCGGCGGGCCGTCGCGACCGTCGAGGAATTTCGGGCGCGGGCGCTGATCGCGCGCACCGACTGGTTGCCGCAACTGTCGGTGGCCGCGAACGCGCCGGCCGGGCGCAGCGCGGTGTTTTTGTTTCCCGGCTTTGCCAGTCCGTTTAATTATTACTTGCTCGGCAACCTGTCGTGGGAGGTGGATCTGTGGGGGCGCGTGCGGCGCACGAACGAAGCGGCGCGCGCCGAGCTGTTGTCCAAGGAAGAGAACCGCCGCGCCGTGACGATCCAACTGGTCAGCGCGGTCGCGGAAGCCTACTTCACGGTGCTCCAATTCGATCTTCAGCTCGACATCGCGGAGCGGACGCTCCAGTCGTGGGAAGAGTCGGTGCGGATCGCCCAGGCGCGGTTGCGGCAAGGGATGACCTCCAAGCTGGACGCGGATCAGTTTGAGGCGGAGCGCGCGAATGCCGCGGCCCGCGCGGCGGAACTCCAGCGGCAGATGGTGCAAGCGGAGAACCACCTGAGCCTTTTGCTGGGGCGCACCCCGTTTGCCGTCGCGCGCGGGCGGGCCTTGGACCAGCAAGTGATTCCCCCGGACGTGCCGGCGGGGCTGCCGTCGGAGCTCCTGCAGCGGCGGCCGGATCTGCTGGTCGCGGAGCGCCAGTTGGCGGCCGTCACCGCCCGGATCGGGGTCGCCAAGGCCGAACGCTTCCCCCGCATCACCTTGACCGGGTTGGCGGGGCTCGCGCATCCCGAATTATCGCTGATCTTCACGGAGGCGTCCTCCTTCGGGGTGTTCGGGGCCGGCCTGGCCGCGCCGCTGTTCAACGCGCAAATTCTGGGCTTCCAGCAAGAAGCGATCGAGGCCCAAAGCCAAGAAGCCTTGGCGCAGTACCAACAGACGGTGTTGACCGCCTTTCGCGAAGTCGAGGACTCGCTCATCGCGGTGCGGACGGCCCGCCGCCAGAGCGACGCGCAACAGCAACAAGTGACCGCCTTGCAGTCGGCCCTGAAGCTGGCGGAACTCCGCTACAAGGGCGGGCTGGCGAACTATCTGGACGTGCTCGTGGCCCGACGAAGCCTGTTTGAGGCGGAACTCGCCTGGACCAGCACACGCCGGTTTCTCCTGGCGTCGGTCGTGCAACTGTACAAAGCGCTGGGAGGTGGCTGGTCGCCCGACAATTCCGCTCAACAGCTGCCGACGGCCCAAGTCGTCGAAGCCGGGAAGGGCTAA